The window CTGCTGTAGTGTCGCTTTatgttattttgaccaaagcatgtcacaTTTAATTAAGACCTCAATAAATTGTGTCAAGGGGTGAGAAAGGACATAATATATCTCTTGAAATCTATTCCCCAGTTGTTTTTGTTGGTGACAGATACTTTTAATGCTCTTGTGGACAACAAGCTTTCAAAGTATTTACCCTGTTCTCTGTCCGAGAGATGCCTGTAAGAAATAAAAGGATGGCAATGAAGAGGCTGATGCAAAGATGCAAATGGATGGTGGTTCTTGGAGTTTGAATGGAGCGAATCATTGAGAATGTCAGGATGCAGATAAACAGACAAATCAGTGAAAGGGAAAGGCCCACCCAGGTAATCAGCTGCAACTCAAACTTGTCCTTTTGGGAGAAAGCATAATTATGTTAGAAAATACAGAGATGGACTGAAGTTTAATTTTTTGCACTTTACTCTATAAGTATATGGTTTTAAATCATCAGATATGTAAGAGTTTTAACCTCAATCTCATAGAGGGCCATGAGCACTGCAAAGCTGCTCAGGTGGTTACATGAACAAACAGTGTATTCCAGGTTAGAGTGTACCACACTGCAGCCACGAGGTGACCATGTCCCCCCTCCCTCTGAAGAATCCCAGAATACACAGGTGTGAGACGTTTCATTTGTCTGCAAAACAGATGAATAGATCAGAAATAAAAGCCATGATTTTTACATTTGTCTTAAAGAGGTAGTTAATCAAAACCATGAAATAAATACTCTTTCTTCTTTACCTGTTTGATGTGGTGCAATGTTAATGTGATTGGCTCTTTGAGGTGGCTTGTATTTCTGTTACTGACAGTAACAGTCACCACTTTGGAGTTTATCATAAAGCGCTGGCCCTCATCTGGTTTCATCCCACTGAAGAAGCCATCTGCAGATTCTTCCAGGTTTGAATAACTGAGCAAGGACACTGTTGTAAAGCCTATTGTATTGACAGCAGATAACAGAGAATGTTATAATAAttattaaattcaggtgtttaCAATTGTGTTTATATAGATGCTTGATCATTACCAGGATATAATGAGGGATCTCCTGCAGCAACCTCCAAATCAATGTTTAGTTGAGCATACTTAGATGACAAAGTCCTTGCTCCTCTGGGTAAGACCGGCCCTTTAAGTACCAGCCACTCCACCTCTGTATCCACCAGGCATAAAGATAAGTAGATATAGGATTAAAAGGTGAAAGGGACCAAGTATGAAGGTCATTTGTACTAAATCCACAGAATAGTgagtaaaagaaaaatctacCAGCTACAGGGAAAATTATAGATAATATTTGACTATAGGTCTAAGGTGATGCAAAATCTTTTAATGATTAGCAAAAAGCTAAGTCTGAATCATGCAAATATTTGTATGTGGATATAGATATTATTTAATGTATGCTAATTTGCACTGAACCTGTTTGAGGGGAGGATCTTTTTGTCTCTGTGGTCGTAATGAAAGGTCCAATGAACCCCAGAGTGAGTTCCACCAAATCCAGAAAGGTGGAGACTTTCCTGTTATCATTAAGGAGTCCACTAGACAAGAGCTTGTCTATCATAGACAACAGCCGCTACAGCCACAAGAGAGGAGGGGAAAAGGAGCAACATAAGTGTGTGTAAGGAAAACAAGAAATGCAGTCAGCCTGAGAGCAGACTTTCAGGCTGCACACTGCTGCATAAACAGCCTACAAGGCTGTGTTGCACAGACATCTGAAAACCATCTGACAAGGCTTGAGGGGGTAGAACTTCCTGTTTCTGTTCTAACTTGAGAAAACTTTTTTTGCATGGTAAGACGTTATTACTATAAGTACTATAAGTCATTAGTACCTCCAGTAAGTCCTCTCCATCCAGCTTTTTTGGATTCTCGCTCTCTGTGAGCTCCAGACAGCTTTTATTCAGCTGCATTATGTGATCCTGTACAATGGGTAGTTTCTGAAAGAGGGATTCAAGGAAGATGAAATAAATGTTATCAACAATACATATTATGAAAAGATGTCCATCTGTTTGAATTTACCTCTTTCAAATTATTTACATCTTTGAAAACACCACAGTTCagttctgagaaagaaaaaaaaagaaggtttgACTCAATAATTGCGCTTGCTGTTGATCACACCAGTCTAAAATGCTCTATTTGTTATTGAACAAATGCTAGGTTTGTATTGGCTGCTGACAAGATGTGAATGCAGTTGTGTTCTCACCAGTACAGCTAAACTTCTCATTGCCATAGTTAGTGAACCCTGCATGACATGCACAGTAAAAGCCACTGGCTCCATGGTGGCATGTTCCATTTCCACATATTGTCTTATCAATCATACATATGTCTAAAAATGGAAACAAATCAGGGACAGGAAAACAATCAGACTTTGTATGTTTCCATTAAAGCCATTATAATGGTAAATATCCTGGTGGTCTGGAATATTAAATATTCTGAAATTGGTTTGATTACAATTTTAaatttttctaaatttaaaatAGCAAATAAAAGTGACGAAATGCATAAATGACTTGTGCTGTTCAGTCATAACCCTCACCTTCGCAATGCTCCAAATCCCCAGTGAAGTTCGATTTTCCAGATTTCAGTGTAAAGCCAGCATTGCAGACACAGAAATAACTGCCTTGTGTGTTGATACATGATGCATTCAGACCACACACATTTCCTTCTTGACATTCATCAATGTCTACATGAGCAGAAAGAGGGGACTTGAAAATATTTGGGATGGAAACCAACACTAATTCACCTTAAATGTAAAAGCAATCACACAAAAACTACTGCACAGGAAACATTTGTCATGTTACCTTTGCATGTAACATTGTCACCACGATCAAATATTTCCACACCAGTGGAAGACTTGAATCCAAGTTTACAACTGCAGTTGTAATGTGAAAATGTATTGACACATTTGGTATTAGGTCCACAGATGTCTTTGATTTCAGAACATTCATTGATATCTTAAAGCAAGAGAAAAGGACAAAACAATCATGTTTAAATAATGACTTCAGGAGGCAAATATTCATATCAGATCTCTGCCATCACTGATTCAAGGTCACTTACCTCTACATTCTGCAAATGAATCAACTGTAAAATTCACTTTCCGTGTTGATGATTGAAAGCCATCTTCACACTGGCAGTAGAAGCTGCCATTTGTGTTAAAACATTTCGCATTTTTTCCACATATTGGTTCGGTCTCGTCGTCATCTTCACAGTCCTCAATATCTTAATTGATGAAAGAGGAATGtgaaaagaacaaataaaacataaataggtaataaataaatatggatCTCATATTGATCTATCGAGAAAAACAAAGTCTTGAAAAGTTTGGCAAACACAGTCCACCTCACAGGAAACTGTGAAATATCTAattacttttgttttttaattgcaAAACATGGGCATGTTGCAATTTTAAAAGGCAGACATTAGCATGAAACAACTTTGGAGCCTAGAAAGTTCAGTAATCCTAGAATTGTTTAACCTTCATTGTGAAACTGCTACTTTTTATGCTCTATGGACATATTCAAACCAATACACACTATAACACATTTAAGAGTGAAACTACAATGTTTTCCAATGACTGTTAATGTTTTCTCTCCATACCTTCACAACCTTGTTCTGTACGCTCAAATCCAAAGGGACATTCTTGTTCCATTTGGACCATGACAAGAGAAAGGAACAAAGCTGAAAAGCAAGCAGGGAAGTGTCACTTTTTACCACAGTCAGTTTCTTCTTGACCATTTAATCTAATCTACGCATTCTTTAACCATAAGGAGATATGCTTGTGTTGCAGGTAATGAATGTGTTCATTTCGCTACATTAGTAAAGTATTCATTTGGCTGCATTATTGATGACAGAAATGTTAGGAGTTTTAAATAGGCCAAGCAGAAAAGGCTAATGCCCATATTTTTTGTCTTCACTTCCTCAGATTGTTTCAACGCCATCTGCACTGTAATTCAAAATGATCTGCTCATGGGTGTCTTGAGAACTTACTTCCTATGTGTGAGGAAACATCAGATGGCAAAATACAACACAAAATAGCATGACATATGTGACGGATTTGAGAGTGCAGAGTCAGTTCTCTTGAGTTTCCTGAATGACACCAGATGGGTGTGATgagcagaaaataaaaaaaggaacaaaggtctttttaaagttttacaTATCTATTTTTTAGTTACAGTccatcttcattttttttttgttgttttcagaaGTTATAATCTTTGAGTGTTGTTACTTAGTGGCAcggaaacacagagttcttcCTCTGAGGGCAGCTGAGCGGTAAATGTGGGGACTTTAAGGCAGGAACTTATGAGGGTGCTGTGGGATGAGCTCATGGTGTATGAATATCACTTTTAAAAGCAAATGAACTGAGAGCTTTTGTTCATTAGCACCCAGATAGCTGACAAGAAAAGCTCTAGTGTTCACCCATCCCTTCTTTGCTCCTCTTCTAACGTATTTGACCTCTTTTCACCACACAcaagctacagactgtggaccCTGGGGCGGGTTTAAATTCAGAACTGTAACAGAATGGTGAATTGTGACATCGTATTTACCAGTAATACTGGCAGAGTATTAAAACAGGGAATTTCAAATAAACACTCAAAGTGATTTAACTATTACCAGACCTCAGTTCACTTCTAGTTGATTAAGATTATATCATCCTAAAATTGAACTTATCCTGTGCACATAAACAGTGAATACCTATTTTCGAAGGTTTCTAGGGTACCGTAACTATTTGGTTTCCTGTCTAACACCACAGAACATTTTTTCGCTTTCTCAAAACAGCTGATTTTCCATTCCAGCTACTGTGCAAATAGATGACAGATGTGACTCACCCAGAATCAGGAGGACCCAGTTGCCTGCCATAGTGATCATGTAAACAATGTCCAGGTCTTTGAAAGTAAAGTTAAAACAATCTAAAAATCATGGACATTCAGACGGTGCAAATCTCTCCTTGGCTGTCCAGCTTTTTCCAAGTCTCCCTTGGTGACTCAAATTGGAGTAGGAAAAAATAAGTCTTAATacgcaaggcaaggcaatgaATATGGAAAAATGATCAACATTTTATGCCAATCCCGCaaattaaagacatttctgagaTGTTGCGTATCTCCCATCAAATAGAATGAActgttctctttctctctccccctGGCTGTGTCTCCCTTTTGCCTTTGAATTTTAATCTGCTCTCACTGCTGAGTTGACATACTAGGATGACAAGAACTTTTAGGGAGGggcctttctctctctccctctctctagATCACTCCTCTGACACAGAAGTTCACACTACGAGCTGTAACTTTTAAGGAACTAATGTTCTTGTTAGGGTGGGGGTGACAGTGAGAGGACATAACTAATCTGATTCTGTGAAAAATTGTTACTTAACAGTGTTTTATATCTATCTCTTTGTGTTTGTCCATCTGTCTCATCTTTTTCCTCTTGTGGACTTTGATTTGGGGACAGACATGGCTTTGAGGACTTCAGACTTTCACATTGTTGTACAGATACTTACAGTCTGGTGGACCCTCCCAAATGCACACAGCCTGCTGACAATGGAGATGACATATATATGACTTTTGCCTCTGACTGCCAGTGTTTGAGACAATGCAACAAGAGCAACAATGTTGAGCTTCATTTAGAAAGAACTTTACAAAGAAATGATGTACTGTTTTCTCAACAGTGGTAATCCCTTGACAGTGTACTAGCTGTATTTATATCAGTAAAGAGCCAGACAAAGCAAATTAACCATGGGCCAATGCTcactaaagagaaacaaacaagtCTGGATGAAGAACTATGCCTGTCAGTTATGGTATAGTAAAGCCAATTTTAAATTATAGTTAGTATTTATATGATAATGCTTTATTTGGCTTAGTGCTGAGGGATCCTTGTGATATATAGAAATTAGCACAACTACTCTTGCCGATATCATTAACAAGTCAGGTATAGTAATGGCACTGATATCTGagaaaaaaacggagaaaatcAAGGTCAGAAATCAACTTAGTTTATTTCCGAGTTCTTATTATCTTCTTGTATAAACTGAAATGTAATTGAACGATTTTCAGTTGGGTTTGTTCTTAAATTAATCTGAATAGTGGGTTGCAGACCAGAGTCCAACGTTCAGAGTATCACAAATTTTATTCATAAGACATAACAAATCAAATGTAGTACAATACATTCAACTGAGGCCTGGACGTTGGTCTAGTGGTTAGTACTGTcatctcacagcaagagggatTCTGGTTTGAAACTCTTTTTGCCTTTCTGCATGGAGTTTGCTTACTCTCCCTGttcatgcatgggttctctctgggtattctggcttcctcccaccatccaaaaacatctgTTAGGTTATTGGTTAttttaaattgaccctaggagtgaatgagtgtgtatgttttttttggtctctttgtggccctgtgatggacaggtgacccatccaggttgtaccctgcctctcgcccagtggcagctgagataggctccagccccgccgcgaccctgaattggattaagttaAAACCCAGTAAGAGCACTGATGGGAATTGTTATCACCTAGGATATGCACTGTAACCATAGTTACTCATACAGTGCAATTGCCTGATTTTTCTCTGTTTATCTATCGCTCAGCCGTGACAGATATTGCAGGAATGAGCTGAAAGGAGAAACGTTATTTTTTCATACATTAGCAGAATGTTTTATCAAAGCCATATTGGGTCCTTACATTGCTGCAAATGTACAGACAACCCTGACATCCTCAAAATAGTTCAAATGACAAAAGCTACTACCATACTTTGAATTGAAATGCAAGCTTTGAGGAAAGAGcactaaaacatttttaaagtgaAACCAGTTGGGAAATTTCGACACAGGATTAAGGACCAAAGGTGTAACTACAGGTCACACTGACCAGTGCTATAACTTTAGTCAGTGAGAGACATCATTAACACAGTCCTGGATTAAGTGGCTTGGCCCAGCCAAACATGTACCAACTGCTATAAATCACGGTGTTTAGCAAAACTTTTAAAAAGTGattttcaaataaatacagcatgtgaaattttattttcttcttcacacatcTTTTATGTAATCTACATCTGTATCTCAAGATGCTGAAGCTGGCTGGTTTTATGCAGATCTGTGTGATTTCGCAGAAGCACAAAGGAAATGGTGACGTGCTATAAgaagaacatattgttaaactTTCAGCACATTTCCTTGTTTCCAACACACAGTAGCCAGGTCAATTTCAGGCCTGAACACATTGCCCAAAGGATCACTGATTGACAAAGTCAATATAGCGTTATATCTCAGTTTATCAACAATGATGTGGGTTTCGGGCTTTGTGAGTGGGAAAATGAAGATGATAGACAGCAGGGCTTTAGGGACTGGTGGGGAAACACACAGCATACTTTCAGAGAGAACTGAAAATATAATGACATGAGCATGAcccatatacagtatatatatataaaaaactgTGTCTATACATTTGTTTGAGCTGAATCTGTTTTTATAATAAATCGTTAATTTGTTTGCCCAGCTCAAGTTAACAGCAGATTTCAACATCACACTTTATCTATATTAAGCATACAATGGACATGGACTAACAAAGTCCGGTATGAGATGTTAGTGGAATAATTAAACAGTCAAACTGCAGTGCTTTCAAAAAGCTTTTCAACCTGTCATGATGTAAATATAAGACGACATTTGGTTGCCATGTATGTACTTTACGCTACTCATGACCTTATATAATAAAATCAGAACTAAACATATCCTGACAGAAAAGCAGATGACAGGAACCcttggctgttttaaagggtGACTTTAAATTACAACACAAATAACGCTGTAACTTTATCACTATAGGCCAGCAAGAACCACTATTATataaacagtttgtgtttttgaactacacaaaaaataaaaagagaaactgTAGTTGACCCACTTATTACTTGAACATATGAACTTGTACCATGATTATTATGCAAATTTAACAGTGACTTTAGATGTCCTATATGTCCTATAGAACAGCTCGAGCCGAGAGAAAATCCCAAAATAGAGAAGAAAAGATTGAAAAACCAAGTTTTATGTGTCCGTCCAAAATGCTTAATCCTTTTATGCAAGCCATTTTTGTCTTACTTGATGTATTTCTTCTAATCAAGACTTGTGTCTGATAGTAGGTAAAACATCACTTCTTGCTAATCTTTggacttcatttttgttttgtgcttTCAGTGTCTCCAGTACCAGAGGCAGCACAGCAGGCCCACGGGATGATACAACCTCCTCAATGTTTTACTGTAGGTCGGTCGGATTCTCTTTTCCATTCTTGTATCATTTCATCTCCTATGAGATATAAACTGATTCGATATTTGTGTGACTTCCAGTGTCATCGTGGCAAGCATCCAGAGCCTATCCTGTTATGTCACCACTTTCTTCCTGACAGAACCAAGATAGTGTACATATATAGTTGTAATGTTTTGTGCTGGctgtatttgttttctttttagtttCTTACAGAATTCTCAAACAATGAGGAGCGAACTCTGTGTAGTCCAGCTGTCTCAACAATTTCCTGTCAAACCCTGAATGAAGAGGTCAGAACAGAGT is drawn from Odontesthes bonariensis isolate fOdoBon6 chromosome 21, fOdoBon6.hap1, whole genome shotgun sequence and contains these coding sequences:
- the adgre5a gene encoding adhesion G protein-coupled receptor E5 encodes the protein MITMAGNWVLLILALFLSLVMVQMEQECPFGFERTEQGCEDIEDCEDDDETEPICGKNAKCFNTNGSFYCQCEDGFQSSTRKVNFTVDSFAECRDINECSEIKDICGPNTKCVNTFSHYNCSCKLGFKSSTGVEIFDRGDNVTCKDIDECQEGNVCGLNASCINTQGSYFCVCNAGFTLKSGKSNFTGDLEHCEDICMIDKTICGNGTCHHGASGFYCACHAGFTNYGNEKFSCTELNCGVFKDVNNLKEKLPIVQDHIMQLNKSCLELTESENPKKLDGEDLLERLLSMIDKLLSSGLLNDNRKVSTFLDLVELTLGFIGPFITTTETKRSSPQTEVEWLVLKGPVLPRGARTLSSKYAQLNIDLEVAAGDPSLYPGFTTVSLLSYSNLEESADGFFSGMKPDEGQRFMINSKVVTVTVSNRNTSHLKEPITLTLHHIKQTNETSHTCVFWDSSEGGGTWSPRGCSVVHSNLEYTVCSCNHLSSFAVLMALYEIEDKFELQLITWVGLSLSLICLFICILTFSMIRSIQTPRTTIHLHLCISLFIAILLFLTGISRTENRVGCAVVAGMLHFFYLAAFCWMCLEGIQLFRMVVLVFNTQFKTLYMMAGGYGVPAVIVAISACVNSKGYGTEKHCWLNLDSIWAFFGPACVIIIVNIFFFLITVWKLAQKFSSLNPDLDNLQKIKAFIITAVAQLCILGTMWIFGCFQFEKGTMAMTYLFTICGSLQGVMLFVMHCLFSKQVREEYENILSRLCATRKRKYTEFNYSNSSKANASKSTQDTGESHI